A window of the Cellvibrio sp. pealriver genome harbors these coding sequences:
- the znuC gene encoding zinc ABC transporter ATP-binding protein ZnuC, with protein MSEYLIKARGLCVTRNGRQILQRADLTLEAGKIVTLIGPNGAGKTTLVRAVLGLLKIDEGKIEKAQDLRIGYMPQKLHIDASLPLTVARFLALGGKARADLPETLALTGIDKLINMPMQSLSGGETQRVLLARALLRDPQLLVLDEPVQGVDVTGQSALYALINEIRNRRQCGVLLVSHDLHLVMATTDTVICLNQHICCEGHPEQVTNDPAYLALFGDTPGLANAPQVAIYTHHHDHQHDAHGDVIKSKPASLVHRHGSHCGHDHA; from the coding sequence ATGAGTGAGTATCTGATCAAAGCGCGCGGGTTATGTGTTACGCGCAACGGCCGCCAGATTCTCCAACGCGCCGATCTGACACTGGAAGCCGGTAAAATTGTGACCCTTATAGGCCCCAACGGCGCAGGTAAAACCACGCTTGTACGCGCAGTACTTGGGTTACTCAAGATCGATGAGGGGAAGATCGAGAAAGCACAGGACTTGCGCATTGGCTACATGCCACAAAAACTCCACATTGATGCCAGCCTGCCCTTAACGGTCGCGCGCTTCCTTGCACTGGGAGGCAAAGCACGCGCGGATTTACCTGAAACACTGGCACTGACCGGCATCGACAAGCTGATCAATATGCCCATGCAGTCGCTCTCGGGCGGTGAAACCCAGCGTGTTTTGCTGGCGCGAGCGCTGCTGCGCGATCCACAACTGCTGGTGTTGGACGAACCTGTACAGGGCGTAGATGTGACCGGCCAGTCGGCGCTTTACGCACTCATTAATGAAATCCGCAACCGCCGCCAATGCGGAGTGCTGCTGGTCTCCCACGATTTGCATCTGGTGATGGCCACTACCGACACCGTTATTTGCCTCAACCAGCACATCTGCTGCGAGGGCCATCCGGAGCAAGTCACTAACGACCCCGCCTACCTCGCACTCTTTGGCGATACTCCCGGGTTGGCAAATGCCCCACAGGTGGCAATTTACACTCATCATCACGATCACCAGCACGATGCCCATGGCGATGTTATCAAGAGCAAACCTGCGTCTTTGGTGCATCGCCATGGCAGCCATTGCGGACATGACCATGCCTGA
- a CDS encoding Fur family transcriptional regulator: MEHTPIACSHHDHSHCISDALESARQLCIGRGVRLTDLRLQVLELIWQNHKPLGAYTLMEMLAKANTRRVAPPTVYRALDFLLEQGLIHRINVLNAFIGCPSPGTKHQSHFLICRACGIAIELDQPALSKQILDVAQDAGFTVEAQSLEVSGLCSNCATGHGAECHHE; encoded by the coding sequence ATGGAACACACCCCCATCGCCTGTAGCCACCATGACCACAGCCATTGCATTAGCGATGCGCTGGAATCTGCCCGACAGCTGTGCATAGGCCGCGGTGTGCGCCTGACCGATTTGCGCCTGCAGGTGCTGGAGCTGATTTGGCAAAACCACAAGCCCCTTGGCGCTTATACGCTGATGGAAATGCTGGCCAAAGCCAACACCCGCCGCGTGGCACCACCGACGGTCTATCGCGCCTTGGACTTCTTACTGGAACAGGGGCTGATCCACCGAATTAACGTACTCAATGCCTTTATTGGCTGCCCGTCGCCCGGCACCAAACACCAGAGCCATTTTTTGATTTGTCGTGCCTGCGGCATTGCGATCGAACTCGACCAGCCCGCACTGAGCAAGCAAATACTGGATGTCGCCCAGGATGCCGGTTTCACTGTGGAAGCCCAGTCGCTGGAGGTATCCGGCCTGTGCTCCAACTGCGCAACCGGCCATGGAGCAGAATGCCATCATGAGTGA
- a CDS encoding zinc ABC transporter substrate-binding protein, producing the protein MRYCGVLLRDALFSAALLLVVAIPAQAKIQLLASLKPLALIAQEVAGDQADVGTLLPVSASPHDYPLKMSDHKRLRSADLVLWIGPEMESFLARPLANLKPQQVMTAYQLEGLYWPEADEADHHHHHQNHSAHEGKDPHIWLDPRNAALIAQALAERLAQLQPDSAQQFRANAQRFSTLLQQLDEQLMQQLTPVKNRGFAVYHEGYGHFVGRYGLHQVAYVTYIPERRPGAKHLQELRGVLAKEGECLFMEPYYKMDAMEEMAASLDLRVGLLDPIGGQQVSSYQQLLEQLGQGFLTCLADGRNG; encoded by the coding sequence ATGCGGTATTGCGGTGTTTTGTTGCGGGATGCCTTGTTCTCTGCTGCCCTGCTATTGGTTGTTGCTATACCTGCCCAGGCAAAAATCCAGCTGTTGGCGAGTCTTAAGCCATTGGCACTTATCGCACAGGAAGTGGCCGGTGATCAGGCGGATGTCGGCACGCTCCTGCCTGTCAGTGCATCGCCTCACGACTATCCCCTCAAAATGTCCGACCACAAGCGCTTGCGCAGCGCCGACCTTGTATTGTGGATCGGGCCGGAAATGGAAAGCTTCCTTGCCCGCCCATTGGCGAATCTGAAACCGCAGCAGGTAATGACAGCCTATCAATTGGAAGGGCTTTATTGGCCTGAGGCGGATGAAGCGGATCATCACCATCACCACCAAAACCACTCAGCGCATGAAGGAAAAGATCCGCATATCTGGCTTGATCCGCGCAATGCGGCACTGATTGCGCAGGCATTGGCTGAGCGTCTGGCGCAGCTACAGCCGGATTCTGCGCAACAATTTCGTGCAAATGCACAGCGATTCAGCACATTGCTCCAACAGTTGGATGAGCAATTAATGCAGCAGCTGACACCGGTAAAAAATCGGGGGTTTGCGGTTTACCACGAAGGCTACGGGCATTTTGTTGGGCGTTATGGGCTGCATCAGGTCGCCTATGTGACTTACATTCCAGAGCGTCGCCCCGGAGCAAAACATCTGCAGGAATTGCGCGGTGTGCTGGCGAAAGAGGGTGAATGCCTGTTTATGGAGCCTTATTACAAGATGGATGCCATGGAAGAGATGGCCGCGTCACTGGATTTGCGTGTTGGCTTGCTGGATCCTATTGGCGGCCAACAAGTATCCAGCTATCAGCAATTATTGGAACAACTTGGGCAGGGTTTCTTAACCTGCCTTGCGGATGGGCGTAACGGTTGA